From a region of the Actinopolymorpha singaporensis genome:
- the radA gene encoding DNA repair protein RadA encodes MAKTSTSRALRPSYRCGECGWQTSKWVGRCGECQAWGTVEESGVGAARVTVTSAQPVTQPAIPIDEVDVEAARAEPTRIGELDRVLGGGLVPGAVVLVAGEPGVGKSTLLLETAAERARAGGRSLYVSGEESAAQVRLRAERVDALAPRLFLTAETDLGAVLGQIDAVRPDLIVLDSVQTVASAQVDGAPGGVTQVREVAGSLIRVAKERNIATIVVGHVTKDGSIAGPRALEHLVDVVLHFEGERHSRLRLVRAVKNRYGPTDEVGCFDFADGGLQSLPDPSGLFLTRRAVPVSGSCVTVTLEGKRPLLAEVQSLVAASALGTPRRATSGLDSSRMAMILAVLERRCNLRIGNQDVYASTVGGVKLREPASDLAVAVAVASATIDQPLPPYMIAIGEVGLGGDIRRVTGVERRLSEAMRLGFTDAIVPPDSGTPPDGIRAWEASNVSEALRAVSRLVKVVRIEQPDEPQEQWEPQAPWEKW; translated from the coding sequence ATGGCGAAAACGTCGACGTCTCGTGCCCTGCGCCCCTCCTACCGCTGCGGCGAGTGCGGCTGGCAGACCTCCAAGTGGGTCGGCCGGTGCGGTGAGTGCCAGGCCTGGGGCACGGTCGAGGAGTCCGGGGTCGGCGCGGCCCGGGTGACGGTGACCAGCGCACAGCCGGTCACCCAGCCGGCCATACCCATCGACGAGGTGGACGTCGAGGCCGCGCGTGCCGAGCCCACACGGATCGGCGAGCTCGACCGGGTGCTCGGCGGCGGGCTGGTGCCCGGCGCTGTGGTCCTGGTCGCGGGCGAGCCCGGCGTCGGCAAGTCGACCCTGCTGCTGGAGACCGCGGCGGAGCGGGCGCGGGCGGGTGGACGGAGCCTCTACGTGTCCGGCGAGGAGTCCGCCGCCCAGGTTCGGCTGCGGGCGGAGCGGGTCGACGCCCTTGCGCCGCGGCTCTTCCTGACCGCCGAGACCGACCTGGGCGCGGTGCTCGGCCAGATCGACGCCGTACGCCCCGACCTGATCGTGCTCGACTCCGTCCAGACGGTGGCGTCGGCCCAGGTCGACGGCGCGCCGGGTGGGGTCACGCAGGTACGCGAGGTCGCCGGGTCGCTGATCCGGGTGGCCAAGGAACGCAACATCGCCACGATCGTCGTCGGCCACGTGACCAAGGACGGCTCCATCGCCGGCCCGCGCGCTCTGGAGCACCTGGTCGACGTGGTGCTCCACTTCGAGGGCGAGCGGCACTCCCGACTGCGGCTGGTCCGGGCGGTGAAGAACCGCTACGGCCCGACCGACGAGGTGGGCTGCTTCGACTTCGCCGATGGCGGCCTGCAGAGCCTGCCCGACCCCAGCGGCCTCTTCCTCACCCGCCGGGCGGTCCCGGTGTCCGGCAGCTGCGTCACGGTGACCCTCGAGGGCAAGCGGCCGCTGCTGGCCGAGGTGCAGTCGCTGGTGGCGGCCAGCGCGCTGGGCACGCCGCGGCGGGCGACTTCCGGGCTGGACTCCAGCCGGATGGCGATGATCCTCGCCGTCCTCGAACGCCGCTGCAACCTGCGCATCGGCAACCAGGACGTCTACGCCTCCACCGTGGGCGGGGTGAAGCTGCGCGAGCCGGCCTCCGACCTGGCGGTGGCGGTCGCGGTGGCCAGCGCGACCATCGACCAGCCGTTGCCGCCGTACATGATCGCGATCGGCGAGGTCGGCCTGGGCGGCGACATCCGCCGGGTGACCGGTGTCGAACGCCGGCTGTCGGAGGCGATGCGGCTGGGGTTCACCGACGCGATCGTCCCGCCCGACAGCGGCACCCCGCCCGACGGCATCCGTGCCTGGGAGGCGAGCAACGTCAGCGAGGCGCTGCGCGCGGTCAGCCGGCTGGTCAAGGTGGTCCGCATCGAGCAGCCGGACGAGCCGCAGGAGCAGTGGGAGCCACAGGCGCCGTGGGAGAAGTGGTGA